Below is a window of Neodiprion virginianus isolate iyNeoVirg1 chromosome 4, iyNeoVirg1.1, whole genome shotgun sequence DNA.
tcaatcttttttttccagaaaCTATATCTTCTTTCACCAAAAGCTTGCAAAATAGCAATGCATGTGGGAGGCCTTTCTACAGGGTCAGTACTAGTTATAATACTATTTATATTCAGTGGAATATACTTCTTGGGTGGAGCATTAGCTTTGAAACTATTGAGGGGAGCAACAGGTTGGGAAATGTTACCGAATCAAAAGTTCTGGTTCGATTTACCAGCGCTAGTCAGAGTAAGTCGAAAGAAATGTTTACAATAtatgttttgattttaaaaatacatgTGCTAACGATTCtgaatttgtttaattttaggATGGTATTGCATTCACGTTTAATTGCTGCAGAGTCGTTAGCTACAATGAAATATGAGCATCGtacctttctttttcactttaagGAAATCAGAAACACAGATTTTCCTGTGTTTTAACGCTTATTATCAATTTCAGGTAACTTTATGTGCAGAGtagtttcattttcttcccGTTATTGCGAttgattaaattatattttaaatatttgcgAAGTTTATTTAAGTGGCATACATTCTttttttgcaagaaaattAAGGCAGCACTATTATCGCGTCGTTTTGAGGCCATTCTTATCTGAGATTCGtggaggaataaaaaaaaaaacatgactAAACTAAATACGCTTATGTTCTTGCGTATATTGCAATAtgtattcttttctttcttaaatttgtttttcctttcttttccttAGTTTACATTTTTCGCTACGATAGGTTATAAAAACAGTTGATATGTGTATATGGATATTATATAAGTATTTCTCAGAAACTGATATCGCGAACGCAATATTGAAACATCACTTAGAAAGAAACACCAAGGGGTTTTATAACAGTATTAGAAAAGTTTGAAGCGATATATTCATCCTTCCTCCGTTATGCTGTTTTACCTCATATCAGAATCTTGTAGCTAATACAGAGCTGTTGCCAAATTTCTTGGTGTCTAGATTTGAATCTTGAATGAGGCCTTCTCTCTGTACGTACCCTAAGCACAATGTCGCACTTAATAGTTTCATACGTATCgttttacgtataatatggAGTTTTAAGCATACTTTGTAATTACATATAAACACAAACACATCAAACGAAGAAATGATGAATTTCGAAGTATGAGGAACGTACCAAGGCCTTGTTCTAAAGTTTTGCAGGTCTTgctatttttttacaaaacatcTAGACACCTTAGTTTTAAGAAATTTCGTACAACCGAGACATATTTGTATATtgcaataaatttaatattctatattataaataCGAGAGGcctttaaattattttttcctaacgCACGTTGTATTTATCCCTACTATTATCCTATGATTTGATCgttatgaaatttgatatGGATAATAAAAAAGGGAAGACAAGGTTTCGCACTTGTGCATTTATTCGTTAAAAATCTCCCGATAAAAacagtatgaaaaattttgtttcaacaaaCTTATTTAACAATATTTGACACTTAATTTCTTAAAGAATTACAAAGTCTCGCTCCAAGTGTATATCATCTATACTTAACAATTAGTTaataaaaagaacaaaaattacgGAGACGAGATTAATACACGCTGAATATTGCTCGTCTATTACAAAACCGTAACAAAAAGTCTTGATTACGTGATATTTTGGCACTGCCAAAAATTTATCGTACAACATTCAAATATGTTCTGAAAGTACATACAAGGAATGTACGGTTCGCGATGAATCGATAAATGAAGAAAGCTTCCGATCCCTGAACGTTTCCTTCGCGTAACTCACAGGCATGTTAACGATTAATACGTACGGAAAAACACGACCTATCACATTACGATCTGACAATACTGAATCACAAAAAATTCTTCAGGTTGCAACTTATTTTATAGCGAGAGCTCGAATCAATTCAAAAGCTCTCGACGCCATCAACATTCACAGTGATCTCTTGATTCGTTTGAACCGCGAACCATTTTCCGGTTGAGTTCAAGCTTTGGATTTGAACTCCTTTCGCCGATAAGGCTGTTACGATACTCGCCAGATCACCAGGTCCGCTTCCTCGGTACAGCGAGAGATTATCGACGAGAGGAACGCCGTTCGAGAAGATCGCGTCGTCGATGGAAATTAGCAGCGGCTCATTCGGTCCACGTACAGTTCCTGataaacgaaaagaaataatgatGTAAAGACTTAAACTTGTTCccgaaaatttgatttaatttgaCTTTAAAAACGAGTAGCAGTCTTACCTTTACCGATAAATAacactcatttttttttttaaagattttcgGATTGAGTAATTTTCCTGAGTTTCGCTACGAAAGAGCGATGCatcgtcgaaatttgaaccctttcAGTTCATTTGTTCATTTAATATGGGGAAAAAAAGGCTGATTtcgctcggtcggtaagggtaggatTGCTACATGCCCTTAAAGATGTATTGGCTATACATTCTCGaccaaaagtgagtctcgtcGACAATATTCAATACTTTatgataagataaaaatcggaaaaaatcaaccacaataaagacgataagaaaattaaatttgaacaataGTAATATCTAAcgttatcaataaattgtataaacaaaatatcgtttaacaaattttcagggaatGTTTTCTTGTCATGTGAAATGAATACGTTGATTTCTCTGAATGCACTTATCGTTGAGAATGCACAGCCAACACATACTCAAGCATGCACAAACAAGTGATGTAGCAAAGTGTTTCTCTAATACCTTTGACTTGGTGTTGACCAACTTTGACGGCAACCGCGTTTTCGCCATCGGCGTGACTCTCTTTAATACTGACGCCGATATCTTTGGCGAGAATTGGCGCGTTGATAAGATTCAGTCCATTCTTCGTCTGCCCGGCGAGTATACCGACCAAAACGGCCGTGTGTACgaactttttcttctccataTCGGAACCGATCGTTTGGCTTTCGATGCTGATACTTCCGGACCCCTTTTTCAGGAACTTTCCACCCAGTTGTCCAAGCTTCTTCGACAAATTTATCCACGCCGCATTCACGTCCGATAATGCCGCCGTCAGGATTGGCGCGTTTACTATCCCAGTCACCGAGTACGCTGTCGATCTACCAGATATTGCTAGGAATTGCTCTGCGATTTCAACCGCGACCCGCTGCTGAGCCTCCGTTGTGCTTGCGCCTGTTGATCGATTCGagaaattattgatattacTTGAAAGGGACACAAAGGCACCTTCGAAAGGATCAGGAGTCACTTGAAACGATTCCTCTTCGATAAAAGAAGTTATACATTGTCGAATTATTTACTCgttttgaagttttttaaaagaaagaattaattcTACCTCAAAGTAAAATTCTCTGTGCCATTGACTTCAGAGGTTCACAGTTTCGTGTATTCAATGATCAAGCGCGAGGGAATTAAAAGAGCCGTCGAGAACATTGATGTTCAACGATCAGATCAAATTAGAATATGCTTCAATTGCTTACCTAAGTGAGGAGTCCCGATGACATTCGGATGCTGAATCAGTTCCAAGGTGGCGGGATTCTTCGGCGGTTCTTCGACGAATACGTCAAGTGCGGCTCCCCCGCAATGTCCAGCTTTCAACGACTCCAGAAGAGCCTCTTCGTCGACGATCCCACCACGAGCAACGTTTATCACTCGCACTCCCTTTTTGCTTTTCGCCAAAGTTGTGGCGTTGATCAAATCTGCATATATTGAGAAAATACCATGATAACTATATTCCCCTTCACTCTTCCGATCTCTTTTTCCCGGAAAAGTCTTACACTTACTTCTAGTCTGTGGTATGAGGGGTGTGTGAACTGTGATGTAGTCGGCAAGGGGCCAAATTTGTTCCAACTCCATTTTTTCCACGCCAAATTCCTTGGCAGCCTCCGTAGAGGTCATCGGGTCAAATCCGATCACTCTCATCCCGTAGGACTGCATCCTTATCGCAACTTCCCGACCGATGCGTCCTAGTCCCAGAACCGCGAGAGTCTTTCCCGCCAGTTCGTGCCCCGAGTATAATTTTCGGTCCCATCGACCTGCTCTCAGCGACTGAGCAGCTTGTGCGACGTTTCGTGCCAATGATGTGATCAGAGCACAGGTCATCTCGCAAGCACTTATACTGTTGCCACCTGGGGTGCTgtgggaataaaaattaacgcCAAATTGTTAGCAACGTGCGTTGATTCATAATACACATGTACCTGTACGTGTCAAGCTGAATTCTCAGGATTTAGAAATTCCTCGAAGGTGAAATCGTACCACAAACTATTCTTGCCATTATTTTCTTTGGCGTAAAATATCGCTCTATAATTGGCTAGTTTTGAAAACGATCGTATGTCGAAAACGAAAACGCAGGTGAGACAACAAACGGCGGCCATGTTGATTTTATGCCAGCATTTCAATTTACACTTTCCGTATCCTAGTTCTATGACGTTTTGTGCCAATCTTTGAAtctaaatgaaaatttctgcaGCACTGCAGGTTCAAAGAAATCTTTTTTACTAATATGCGGAGTCATGTTCAAAGATTATATTTGTTTCGGGATTCCGATAAAATTATAGAATACGAAAACCCAAATGATAACTAAACTTAAATACTTATGTCAAGGCTTTCTACTCACTTGAGTACAACGATTCCTTTACGAGTTGCAGCCTGAAGGTCAATGTTATCAACGCCGGTTCCAGCACGACCGACGACTCGAAGACTGGAGGCTGCTGCTAATACTTCAGCGGTAACTTTGGTATCGGATCGAACAATCAGACCATCATGGTGCTAcatgaaaaaagataaattttatataaattggTTAGCTCAGTAGTCATAGTCAAGACTTTCGTAGTAGCGGCATATCAGAGACGATTCAAGGTCAACTTTTGGTTTTCTTTTAAGGGGACTGTGGAGTTCCGagattttgaaactttgcgTGACTTTgattgtttataacaacgGTACAAGCGAATACAACCGGCTCATACTTTCCGAGAGGATCGATAGAAAGGGGTACGATAAAAAGATACAGACAATGAGACTCCGGATTGGATTACCCTTTCGGTTGGAATCCtggtaaaactaattttaccTCGTTGGACTGATTGCGTTGAACCGTCCATATCATTGACCTGGAAGCCATGCCATACGATataatcatttaaaaatatgccAATAAACACTCCTGAAAGTATGAGCTGGTTATATTCATTTATACCATTGTTATAAACAATGAAAGGCAcgcaaagtttcgaaatctCGAACTTCCACAGTCCCCTCAGTTACTCCTTCCGTCAGACtctaactttttttcaatgacCTTTTACGTGTTATGTATGAAAACTTGCATCTTATGTACACATCTGTTCCCGCAAAGCCGTGTTATCGCGgcttgtttttcatttcgtttattattatgCTTGGAATTCAACTCTGTGTTTTGCTTGTCGGTTGTATCGAATGTTATGAGTATCTGCGATAGCTGCCACAGTGGTTTGAAGAATTCTGACGCAAAGCCTTGGGAATTTCATGAAGCTAAATTATTATAggtattttcaaatacctaTTAAGATATGCCACTACGttctaaatttgtaaaaacaaaagaaaaaaatagctGTACGAAATCTGAAAACTTTCGTTTATGATCATGACAGGCGAAACCGACTCTAGACCCGAGGATCTGAAACTTCTGCAACGGTCCTGCTGTAATACATGCACACATCATACATTGCATACAAAAGCATATATGCTTCCTGCGCAGACGTTTCTATTTATATACCTTTCATACGTACGAGACGAAATGAAGGAGGAATTTGCAAGGTAACAGAAGCTAAAACATTCGTTCAAGTAATGTGGAAGCATAcgatgtttgaaatttttttatatgaggacgtgaaaaaaaatacaaattcattgaaaaataataataataataataataataatgataataatcagAAAATGTCGACCCGCTGAAATTTCACTTGTCTTTCAATGACCGAGAGCGTCTTATTTCAATATGCAAATCAAACATCTGTGATCTAATCGAGGTCGCAAATGAGTAACGAGTAGTCGGGGAGCTTATCTAATTAATGAGCGCAGCGGATAATGTGgaacgtacatacatacactaTGAAGGGAAGGAGTTTTATAAATCTGTTACCGACAGTCACTCTGGCTAAATGGTCTGTGCGAACGGAATCAGCTTCGGTAAGTGTACAAGAATCGAACGAACACATATATTTACGGAAGAGAGAGGCACACGAGAAGAACGGCTCGctggaaaataagaaaaatagtaCATTGACCCTCGTTATTAACTGGTTCTCGAAGCCAGACAACTGGTTATAACCAGATTGCACGTACGTTGCATCGGCTAACTTCGAGGCATTCGGCCTACATAATAGGTGAATTCACATGTACACGTACGCATCACGCGGTTTCGATCACGCATATAATCTGACTTACGATTAGCGCGAGGTCTGtttatatgtattttatacacgatCATTTGTCCGTCTCAATCCGGTCGAGTCTGAGGGATTACCATGCAACTGGTGGATGCTCTATTGGTGTTTACCGAGCAAATAATACATACACGTCGTTTCTGCTTCAACATCATTACATATTCCGCGATTGTTGATTGTCTTCCAGTTCGAATTGTacgaaaatattgttattcTCATGTAATTGCTCGAACCTTAAGCTTAAGCCTGCACTTAGGTAAATAACATCTGCCTGCCTATGAATGAATTTTGCGCAGCCAGTTTCTCTGTTCTCAGGCGTTCGTTGATGATGAAAACACAACACAGGCGTTCTTGCCATTATTTGCTTCGCGCTGGAACATCGTCCGACAACTAGCGAGTGTTGAATGCGATGGTACCGCCGAAATGAAATTGCAAGTGAGTCAACTGGCGGCCATATTGACTGTCGGACTTGTTACCCGATCCGTACTCGTGATTCTCGTTAAATATTTGGACCGAACAGGTATCATCGTATCTTTTTATTCTTGAGAAAAGTTATCATTCGCTCTTAATACCAAGATTTACGCATGCCCAATTAAAAACCGGGTAGAAATGATCataaactgtatttttttacacatactTTGATCTCTTGGAGAAGTTCTTCCTTGGACATCTTGTACTTTTTTGTTACGGGGACCCCATGGCTTGTTAGTAGGGCGACGCAGGCGTCGTCGACGGCGTCGCTGATCAAAACGCTTCTCAATGCTATTGGCATCTCGGCAGTATCTGCAGGAAGTAAAAAGTTAGATAAGGCTCTTAAACCGAAACTCTAAGATTGAGTTTCTGTAGATTAATCGTAATTAAACTgtggcgataaaaaaaaaagtaataaaaacaaaacgcgGAATGAAGATACACAAGTAATTTCCGGCTCCGAAAAACTGAAGCggatatattttccaattcaTTTCCTGGGTAATATCTGGTCCTTCCGCAGCAGGCGGCAtgtggacattttttttattaaatttaattgaaactCGTTGCGTTGTTCGCTGTCAGACGGCAATGCTGTATGTCTTGAATTAGTAAACTGCAGTACGGCTCTGCGGTACGGATTGCGAAACTTTTGCATGCAATAATGCGGTTTAACAATCATAATATTATACTGAGCGGGCATGGTGAATCTAGGCGCCTgtcgcagcagcagcagcttgCAATTGCAAGGCTGAATCTATTTGGGTTCGTTACATGAAATTGTACACCTAAACGATTTTATTACACGAGGTTCGCTATACGAGGTTGTGCGAagctttatttatttatttgttcaaattgTTACCGTTGCATTTGTACCAGAGAAAACTTGTTGAATCCGTGAGTACAATACACTATAAAATGTGTATTGAAACCCGCGACTGGaatttaaagaaatgaaaaatacaattttctttcttatcgaacgagctgaataaaaattttcacaaaagttAAAATAAACGTTGACTGAATTTCGACCCTCGTATAAAGTGTGGCAAAGTCGAATGTTTTTTGCTCGATCCAATAACAATATCATACATAAACAAGCGAACATGAC
It encodes the following:
- the LOC124303563 gene encoding D-3-phosphoglycerate dehydrogenase, producing MPIALRSVLISDAVDDACVALLTSHGVPVTKKYKMSKEELLQEIKHHDGLIVRSDTKVTAEVLAAASSLRVVGRAGTGVDNIDLQAATRKGIVVLNTPGGNSISACEMTCALITSLARNVAQAAQSLRAGRWDRKLYSGHELAGKTLAVLGLGRIGREVAIRMQSYGMRVIGFDPMTSTEAAKEFGVEKMELEQIWPLADYITVHTPLIPQTRNLINATTLAKSKKGVRVINVARGGIVDEEALLESLKAGHCGGAALDVFVEEPPKNPATLELIQHPNVIGTPHLGASTTEAQQRVAVEIAEQFLAISGRSTAYSVTGIVNAPILTAALSDVNAAWINLSKKLGQLGGKFLKKGSGSISIESQTIGSDMEKKKFVHTAVLVGILAGQTKNGLNLINAPILAKDIGVSIKESHADGENAVAVKVGQHQVKGTVRGPNEPLLISIDDAIFSNGVPLVDNLSLYRGSGPGDLASIVTALSAKGVQIQSLNSTGKWFAVQTNQEITVNVDGVESF